The window CCAGCAGGGCCAACAGTTCGCGGTGCCGCCGCCGCTGGCGCTGAATCTTGTAGTAGGTCAAAAGCAGGGTAAAAACCAGGTGGGCCGACAAGAGGGCCGCGGCTGAGAGGGCAAAGATATGCCAGAAACCCAGCGCGGTGGTGGGCGCATTGTGCAGGACCATTGCGGCCAGCGCTTTCAACCCCGCCAGAAGGTTGTCCCCGAGCGGCTCCAGTCCGTAGACCAGCATGGCGCCGATCATGGACAGCCCGCCGGCGAGGGCGATCGTTTGCCACAGCACCATGGCTGTGAACGGAGAGCGGGAGGGCCACTGGGCCCGCGACAACAGAACAGGTACAGGCCAGGCAAGCGCTACCGCCAGGACCGCCAAAAACCATGAGGTCCAGAACATGGGGCGTTAGCTGAGTCGCAGCAGCTTGCGCAGCGTTTCTGCCTCGGTATCGGTGACGGAACCAATGAAACGGGCCAGAACTGCCTCACGGTCCGGCGCAGAGCCCAGAACCTCATGCATCAGCTCAGCAGTGTGGTCCTCCCGGCTGGACACTGCCTGGTAGCGGTGCGGGCGGGTACCGCGTTCCCGCTCCACGAGGCCCTTGCGCTCCAAACGGGAGAGCACGGTCAGCACGGTGGTGACTGCCAGATCCTTGCCCTCGTAGCCGGCGGTGCCGTTCTCGGCGCGGGTACTCTGCGCGAGCAGGTCGCGGAGGGTGTTTGCTGTTGCAGCCTCATGGCCCGCCCAGAGCAGGTCCATCACTGCCCGTTCCAGTTCACCGAGACTCGCCATCGCGTACTTCCTTCGTGTGTGCCGCTGCGGCCGATCAACTCTGCTGCGCGGTCTATGAATACTTCTCTCCTAAATTTACCGCGTTTTGCCGATAGTTTCTACATGAGGTAGAAGTAGCCGGACCGTCGTGGTGCCGTCGCCCGGTGACGCTTCCGTCCCGCCTTCCCGCGGGGCTACCATGTCGGCATGGGACGCTTGCCTCGGCGTGGATTTCTGCTCGTTGCGACGCTGGCTGCGGGCCTATCGGCGGCAGTTCTCATCGGGTGTTCGGGCCCGGCGCCGGCTTCATTCACCGGAGCGTGGGGGCAAACCGCCACCGGCCAGCCCAACCTCACAATCGCCAGTGACGGCTCCTTCCAGGGAACCGACGGCTGCAACCGCCTGTCCGGCAAGGGTTCCATGGCGGAGGATGTCTTTACCTTCGGCCCCGTCGCGTCTACTTCCATGGCCTGCAGCGGCGTGGACCCGTGGCTGTTGCTGGCCGACACCGCCAAGGTGGAGGGGTCTGCGCTCGTTGTCTACCAGAACGGTGGCACCAGGATCGGGACGTTGCCCAAGCAATGACCTGCCGGCTGCGTGCCGTTTGCAGCCCCGGCGATTGATCATAGGGTGTCTTCTGCCTTCTGCCTTCAGCACGGCAGAAGGCGCGGCCGCAATCCGGCGCAAGGGGTCGTCAAAATGTTCTACACTCTGTAGAAGAAGCTTTCTACGGGACGTAGAAATTGCCCGCCCAGCAACGTTAGGGACTGCCTTGGACGCCTTGGAAATCGCACGCTGGCAATTCGGCATCACCACGGTCTACCACTTCATGATGGTGCCGCTCACGATCGGACTGGGCCTTGTGGTGGCCGTGATCCAGACAATGTGGCACCGCACCGGAAAGCCGGAGTACCTTCGGATGACCAAATTCTGGGGCAAGCTCTTCCTGATCAACTTCATCATGGGCGTTGCCACCGGCATCGTCCAGGAGTTCCAGTTCGGTATGGCCTGGAGCGAGTACAGCCGCTTCGTGGGCGACGTGTTCGGCGCCCCGCTGGCCATGGAAGCGTTGCTGGCATTTTTTGTGGAGTCGACTTTCCTCGGCCTGTGGATTTTCGGCTGGAAGCAGCTCAAGCCGGCCGTCCATCTGGCTTGCCTGTGGATCGCCGTGATCGGATCCGTCTTCTCTGCCTATTTCATCATCGTGGCGAACAGTTGGATGCAGCACCCGGTGGGTGTTGAGATGATCAACGGCCGCCCGGTCATGACCGATGCCTGGGCCGTTTTCACCAACAACACCGCCCTCGTGGCCGTCCCGCACACCCTCTTCGGCGCCCTCGCCGTCGCCGGCGCATTCCTGCTGGGCATTGCCTGGTACCACCTGTGGCGCCGCCGCCATGACGGGATCGACACCATCGGGCCGGACGGCAGCGTGGTTCCCGGTGAGTCAACGGTTCCCGGCCGTGACCGCACCGACCACGCCGTGTGGATCCGTTCCCTGCGGATCGGTGCTGTCGTTGCCATGATCTCCTTCGCCGGTACCGCCATCACCGGGGACCTGCAAGGCAAACTCATGTTCGAACAACAGCCCATGAAGATGGCCGCCGCGGAGGCGGCATGCCACGACGGCACCGGGTTCTCCATCCTGAGCGTGGGCAACGTCGGCTCCAAGAACTGCGACGACGTTGTTGCCGTCATTGAGGTCCCCGGCATCCTGTCCTTCCTGGCCAAGGGGGACTTCACCACCGAGGTCAAGGGCGTCAACAGCCTGCTGGACCAGTACAAGGCCGACTACGGCACCCACCTGCCGGACAACCCGATCTACGGGGACCGCGCCGGGCGGGAAATTCAGTACGTTCCAGTCATGGAAGTCACCTACTGGGGCTTCCGGATGATGATCGGGTTCGGTGCAGTAGCGGCAATGGCCGCTCTGGCCGCCCTGTGGGTCACCCGCAAGGGGACCGTCCCCGCATCCCGTGGCCTCATGCGCCTCGCCGTCTTCGGCATCCTGGCACCGTTTGGCGCGAATGCCGCCGGCTGGATCTTCACCGAAATGGGCCGACAACCGTTCGTCGTCGCTCCCAACCCCGATCTCAGCGGGATCGACCAGGTCTTTATGTTCACCGCCGCGGCGGTCTCGCCGGGCGTCTCGGCCGGTGAGCTCCTGACCTCCCTGGTGGTGCTCACCGCCGTCTACGCGGTGCTGCTGGTGGTCGAGGTCAAGCTCCTGGTCAAGTACATCCGCGGCGGGGTGGCCGGGGCCATGCCGGAGCTGGTCCACACCGCCGTCGACGAGAACGAGGACGCCACCCCCAAGGACGGTGGTCCCGGCAAACCCGGGGACTCCCAGGACGTCCTGGCCTTCGCCTACTAAGCCCGAGCCCCAAAAACGCAGAGGATACTCAGCATGGAACTGCTTCCCACCATCTGGTTCATCGCCATCGCGGTGCTGTGGACGGGCTATCTATTTCTCGAAGGCTTCGACCTCGGCGTCGGAATGCTGATGAAGGGCTTCGCCCGGAACAACACCGAACGCCGGGTACTGCTCAACACCGTCGGCCCGGTCTGGGACGGCAACGAGGTGTGGCTCCTGACCGCGGGGGGCGCCACCTTCGCGGCCTTCCCGCTCTGGTACGCATCCCTGTTTTCCGCCCTCTACCTGCCGCTGCTGCTGGTCCTCGTGGCCTTGATCTTCCGCGCCGTGGCTTTTGAGTACCGCGGCAAGGTGGATGATCCCGTGTGGCGTGCGCGCTGGGACTGGGCGATCTCGCTGGGCTCCTTCGTGGCGGCCTTCGGCGTTGGAGCCGCCCTCGCGCTGACCACCACGGGGCTGCCGGTCAACGCCAACGGTGACCGGGAGGGCGGCCCGTTCGCTTGGTTCAGCGCTTACGCTGTCCTGGGCGGCCTGGCCGTCGTGGGGTTCTCCCTGCTCCATGGCCTCGCGTTCCTTGCGCTGAAGACCGACGGCGACGTCCGGCACCGCGCACGCCGGTGGTTCGTCCGGCTGTTGCCGGTGCTGCTGCTGCCGATCGCCGGCTGGGCCGTGAGCCTGCAGGTGCTCAGCGGTGCGCTGTGGACGGTGCTGGCCGTCGTCGCCGCCGTGGCGGCAGCTGTCCTGGCGTGGAACTTCGCCCGGAAGGGGGCCGAAGGCCGTGCGTTCCTGTCCCTGGGTGCCTTCCTGCTTCTGGGCAGCGCTTCAATTTTCGGCGCGGCGTTCCCCGTGGTGCTCCCGTCCACGCTGAACCCTGATTTTAACCTCACGATTTCCAACGCCTCATCCTCGGACTACACCCTCGGTCTGATGAGCATCGTCGCCTGCATCGGGCTGCCGCTGGTGCTCGTCTACCAGGCGTGGACGTACTGGGTGTTCCGGCGCCGGGTCAGCGACGCGCACATCCCGGAGGCCCACAGCTTCCTGCCCGCCATCGCCGCCAAAGCCCTGGCGCCCAAGGACTAACACCTGATGAGACCGCAGTTTCCTGCCGGCCCCGCCAACCGCGCGGCCCTCTACCTGCTGGGCTTGCTCGCTGCCCTCAAGGCCCTGTCCCTCGTGCTGATCGGGCAGGCCGTCGCGTCCATGCTGGCCGGACTCATGGGCGGCATCCCGGCATGGGATGCGCAACTGTACTGGGGCGTCGCCGGAGTGGCGCTGCGCGCGCTGACAGTCTGGGCGCAGGCAGTCGCGTCCCGCCGGGCCGCGCTGGGCGTGAAAGAGGAACTGCGCTCGCAGCTGCTCGAGCGGGCACTGCGCAACGGCACCCGCTCCGCCGGACCCGCCGACGGCGGCCTCGCCATCCTGGCAACCCGTGGCCTGGATGCCTTGGACAATTACTACACCCAGTTCCTGCCGGCCCTGGTGAACTGCGCAGCCATTCCGTTGCTCCTGGGCGCGCGCATTCTGTCCGCGGACTGGATCAGCGCCGTCGTCATCGTCCTGACCGTGCCGCTGGTGCCGATCTTCATGATCCTGATCGGCCGTTACACCGATGACCGGGTCCGGGAAGCCCAGTCGGCCCTGGCCCGGCTCTCGGGACACATGCTCGAACTCGCCAAAGGCCTGCCCGTCCTCGTGGGGCTGGGCCGTGCCAGCGCCCAGCGCAAGGCCCTTGAGGACCTCTCCGAGGAATATCGCCGCCGGACCATGGGGACACTGCGGACAGCGTTCCTCTCCGCACTCGCCCTGGAACTGATCGCTACCATCTCCGTGGCCGTCGTCGCGGTGTTCATCGGCGTCCGGCTCGTCCACGGCGACATGGCGCTGGAGGCAGGACTATTGGCCCTGATCCTGGCCCCCGACTGTTATCTGCCGCTGCGCGAACTCGGCACCGCGCACCACGCCAGCGACGACGGCCGTGCCGCGCTCGCCGAGACCACCGCCGTCCTCCAGGCGCACGAGCCCATCCCGTTGCGGCCCGCCGGTCCCGCTGCAACCGCCGCCGGGGCGGACCCCGGAACCGGCCGTCCGCCCGCGTTGAGCGTGGCCGGACTGACCGTCCGCTACGGCGGCAGGACCGAAGCCGCCGTCGGGCCGCTGAGCTTCACCGCGGCCCCGGGCCGGATCACCGCCCTCGACGGCCCCAGCGGCGCCGGCAAGAGCACGGTCCTCGGGGTCCTGGCCGGCACCATCGGGACCGGCGGCGGCACGGACCAGGAAACCACCGTCACCGGACAGCTCGCAGGATTTACGACGGCGGACCTCGCCTGGGTGCCGCAGCATCCCGTGATGGTCGCGCCCACCGTGGTGGACGAAGTCCTGCTGTATCTGGGATCCGCAGCGCGCGGCCGTACCGACGCGCCGGGCCAGGCCGCGGCCGGGGCGACGGCGCTGCGCTGCCTGGCCGCCTGCGCCGCGGATCATCTCGCGGCGAAACATCCCGCCGAACTCAGCCCGGGGGAGCTGCGTCGCGTCGCCCTGGCCCGCGGGCTGGCACGGATCGAAGCGGGAGCCCGGGTGCTGCTGCTCGACGAACCCACCGCCCACCTCGACCGGGAATCCGCCAATGCCGTCACCAGCGCCATCACCGCACTCCGCGGAAAGGTCACCGTCCTGCTGGTCGCCCACGACCGGCTGACCCGGGAACTCGCCGATGCGCTCGTGGCAGTGGCACCCGGGGCCGCGCCG is drawn from Micrococcaceae bacterium Sec5.8 and contains these coding sequences:
- a CDS encoding META domain-containing protein; its protein translation is MGRLPRRGFLLVATLAAGLSAAVLIGCSGPAPASFTGAWGQTATGQPNLTIASDGSFQGTDGCNRLSGKGSMAEDVFTFGPVASTSMACSGVDPWLLLADTAKVEGSALVVYQNGGTRIGTLPKQ
- a CDS encoding BlaI/MecI/CopY family transcriptional regulator gives rise to the protein MASLGELERAVMDLLWAGHEAATANTLRDLLAQSTRAENGTAGYEGKDLAVTTVLTVLSRLERKGLVERERGTRPHRYQAVSSREDHTAELMHEVLGSAPDREAVLARFIGSVTDTEAETLRKLLRLS
- a CDS encoding cytochrome ubiquinol oxidase subunit I, which codes for MDALEIARWQFGITTVYHFMMVPLTIGLGLVVAVIQTMWHRTGKPEYLRMTKFWGKLFLINFIMGVATGIVQEFQFGMAWSEYSRFVGDVFGAPLAMEALLAFFVESTFLGLWIFGWKQLKPAVHLACLWIAVIGSVFSAYFIIVANSWMQHPVGVEMINGRPVMTDAWAVFTNNTALVAVPHTLFGALAVAGAFLLGIAWYHLWRRRHDGIDTIGPDGSVVPGESTVPGRDRTDHAVWIRSLRIGAVVAMISFAGTAITGDLQGKLMFEQQPMKMAAAEAACHDGTGFSILSVGNVGSKNCDDVVAVIEVPGILSFLAKGDFTTEVKGVNSLLDQYKADYGTHLPDNPIYGDRAGREIQYVPVMEVTYWGFRMMIGFGAVAAMAALAALWVTRKGTVPASRGLMRLAVFGILAPFGANAAGWIFTEMGRQPFVVAPNPDLSGIDQVFMFTAAAVSPGVSAGELLTSLVVLTAVYAVLLVVEVKLLVKYIRGGVAGAMPELVHTAVDENEDATPKDGGPGKPGDSQDVLAFAY
- the cydB gene encoding cytochrome d ubiquinol oxidase subunit II, whose protein sequence is MELLPTIWFIAIAVLWTGYLFLEGFDLGVGMLMKGFARNNTERRVLLNTVGPVWDGNEVWLLTAGGATFAAFPLWYASLFSALYLPLLLVLVALIFRAVAFEYRGKVDDPVWRARWDWAISLGSFVAAFGVGAALALTTTGLPVNANGDREGGPFAWFSAYAVLGGLAVVGFSLLHGLAFLALKTDGDVRHRARRWFVRLLPVLLLPIAGWAVSLQVLSGALWTVLAVVAAVAAAVLAWNFARKGAEGRAFLSLGAFLLLGSASIFGAAFPVVLPSTLNPDFNLTISNASSSDYTLGLMSIVACIGLPLVLVYQAWTYWVFRRRVSDAHIPEAHSFLPAIAAKALAPKD